A portion of the Algisphaera agarilytica genome contains these proteins:
- a CDS encoding phytanoyl-CoA dioxygenase family protein yields MKPTLTPAADTNAEHEAMRQLPMTQRSLGKEHLLNSLQMADFVSDGFLRFDELIPKDLCEQLMEELNAGLYGPYETEGAQWDEIWPEPLAAGKIFRLPAVRGIIESLVGPHPRYDHHCPHMRKGPDNGHQGLHQDAEIDPRSSGFDIQISLFPHDIGPDMGGTLFVPGSHFRKVHVSTIGRYQNVLGQVQTVCKAGTIVFWHTDLWHAGRANRTDSKRYMFKLRLNPMVRQLKLWNTDDLADPETMKQVVPILRRSQPWMGVENRIEMMNRVKLWREITGDPTFDLNMYWTRTGNTPGQGYTPLPG; encoded by the coding sequence GACACCAACGCCGAGCACGAAGCGATGCGCCAACTCCCCATGACCCAGCGGTCGCTGGGCAAGGAGCACCTGCTCAACTCGTTGCAGATGGCCGACTTCGTTTCGGATGGCTTCCTGCGTTTCGATGAGCTCATCCCCAAGGACCTATGCGAACAGCTCATGGAAGAGCTCAACGCCGGCCTGTACGGCCCCTACGAAACCGAAGGTGCACAGTGGGACGAGATCTGGCCCGAGCCTTTGGCTGCCGGCAAGATTTTCCGCCTGCCCGCGGTGCGCGGCATCATCGAAAGCCTCGTCGGCCCGCACCCGCGCTACGACCACCACTGCCCCCACATGCGCAAGGGCCCGGACAACGGCCACCAGGGCCTGCACCAGGACGCCGAGATCGACCCACGCTCGTCGGGCTTCGATATCCAGATCTCGCTGTTCCCCCACGACATCGGCCCTGACATGGGCGGGACGCTCTTCGTCCCCGGCTCACACTTCCGCAAGGTGCACGTCTCGACCATCGGCCGATACCAAAACGTGCTTGGCCAGGTCCAGACCGTCTGCAAGGCCGGCACCATCGTGTTCTGGCACACCGACCTCTGGCACGCCGGCCGGGCCAACCGCACCGACAGCAAACGCTACATGTTCAAGCTCCGCCTCAACCCCATGGTCCGCCAGCTCAAGCTGTGGAACACCGATGACCTGGCCGACCCCGAGACGATGAAACAGGTCGTCCCGATCCTCCGCCGGTCCCAGCCGTGGATGGGCGTGGAAAACCGCATCGAGATGATGAACCGCGTCAAGCTCTGGCGCGAGATCACCGGCGACCCCACGTTCGACCTCAACATGTACTGGACCCGCACCGGCAACACACCGGGCCAGGGCTACACGCCGCTGCCGGG